The Arachis duranensis cultivar V14167 chromosome 2, aradu.V14167.gnm2.J7QH, whole genome shotgun sequence genome has a window encoding:
- the LOC107474474 gene encoding probable protein phosphatase 2C 48 produces the protein MVKSCWKPLVEGEDNGDGGGSSSGRVDGLLWYKDLGYHLHGEFSMAVIQANNSLEDRSQVESGPLSSNHHLGPHGTFIGVYDGHGGNEASQFVSDNLFSNLKRFAAENQSISETVIKKAFSATEDGFLSRVKKQWLSKPEIASTGSCCLVGIICNGMLYIANSGDSRAVLGRLERQTREASAVQLSVEHNVNQETVRDELRSKHPFDSQIVVMRHNVWRVKGLIQVSRSIGDAYLKRAEFNRDPLPSKYRLAETFFKPILSCEPSISVHKLHPDDQFLIFASDGLWEHLGNQEAVSIVSNNPPNGIARRLVKAALREAAKKREMRFADLQKIEQGVRRHFHDDITVIVVFLNPKLIDTSSLLGSPLSIKGGEF, from the exons ATGGTTAAATCATGCTGGAAACCATTGGTGGAAGGCGAAGATAATGGAGACGGCGGTGGGAGTAGTAGTGGGAGAGTTGATGGGTTGTTGTGGTACAAAGATTTGGGGTACCATCTTCATGGTGAATTCTCAATGGCTGTGATTCAAGCAAATAACTCATTGGAAGATAGAAGCCAAGTTGAATCTGGACCTTTGAGTTCCAACCACCATTTGGGTCCTCATGGAACCTTCATAGGTGTATATGATGGTCATGGTGGAAATGAAGCCTCACAGTTTGTTAGTGACAATCTTTTCTCTAATCTCAAGA GGTTTGCAGCTGAAAATCAAAGCATATCAGAAACCGTTATAAAAAAAGCATTCTCAGCAACAGAGGATGGTTTTTTGTCTCGAGTTAAGAAACAATGGCTAAGTAAGCCGGAGATTGCATCCACAGGAAGTTGTTGCTTGGTTGGAATAATCTGCAACGGCATGCTTTACATCGCAAACTCCGGCGACTCGAGGGCGGTGCTAGGTAGATTAGAGAGACAAACAAGAGAAGCATCTGCTGTTCAATTATCCGTCGAACATAATGTTAATCAAGAAACTGTTAGAGATGAACTTCGTTCAAAGCACCCCTTTGATTCACAGATTGTGGTTATGAGACACAATGTTTGGCGTGTAAAAGGACTCATACag GTTTCAAGATCCATTGGTGATGCATATCTGAAGAGAGCAGAGTTCAATAGAGATCCTCTGCCATCTAAGTACAGACTAGCTGAGACATTCTTCAAGCCAATTCTTAGTTGTGAGCCATCAATATCGGTGCACAAACTCCACCCTGATGACCAATTCCTCATATTTGCTTCTGATGGTTTATGGGAGCACCTTGGCAACCAAGAAGCTGTTAGCATAGTCAGCAACAACCCACCTAAT GGAATTGCAAGAAGACTAGTGAAAGCTGCACTAAGAGAAGCAGCAAAGAAGAGAGAAATGAGATTTGCAGACCTCCAAAAGATTGAACAAGGAGTAAGGAGACATTTTCATGATGACATAACCGTGATTGTTGTGTTTCTCAATCCCAAACTTATTGATACAAGCTCTCTATTAGGTTCTCCTCTTTCAATCAAGGGAGGCGAATTttaa